From a single Loxodonta africana isolate mLoxAfr1 chromosome 9, mLoxAfr1.hap2, whole genome shotgun sequence genomic region:
- the LOC104845661 gene encoding nuclear pore-associated protein 1-like, whose protein sequence is MGNFFSKLHPSSRRYPPPARRPRSHPTRCAPTSGRDHPAAPAPPFHPLHSGLLNQGRVPLPPRFYIAPKRRYAIRQAHSSSLGVCPLMSWGNSLKKQVVPRAFGHPRGVKIPPPGCKWTLRLPLKQVVTSAKPVTCSHPPRPCPKETEPSAPGESRNGTEKDEDNQNPHSISSAPSASRSLETSGAITSSLHISGHLKGTLHPKGPENSLYNKTQVSSGSSFTKDCAIASSCSPAGGVLPHQKLIPDAGGLSGLPKRLMKSTKKGLEEGHQPSSPASLGSGKEKQEEKHSHMPSGSNSPPTSACPRPHKRKLLLVPPPWDQGELLPPPKRPRILVAGDLGLERTAEPQGNHTALEDKEEATSDCSTTQTTSPSSLSVAPTQDSLSCTTSTLPVSTMSFTDLSSLSASPSTLCSPRPSPAPEIGLEEKCQMPSTPSLSIPAKSASSFTFSPIFRGKLSNEDGGSLCFYPLVPDAAPSPSDISTPPSTSAVSFHPTSFREESPVPMLVDSPSFFSPTSLPPPPIPSTSTLMFTSQPIKFIAITPTITATASANSTSQPVLDPDVRDMDTSPPSQAVIFMSPPGSGVSSLPLAQAHGCGDQVSPAKAPVSTSPPVFTVSYPAASFSLPFCPGVTPQPRPGTPGGHQQRATGLALTAPSATSTSLGSTSADSAIKPDCEGMDTTPPSLAVIFPFPAGTKDNSMPFPKAVLGGKSMLMSCSIVSTPGSTSLPAQSVSSPTATFRHLLDPGTTPQPTFGSPDWQQPGPSTFHRSIPVGQWAVPTQAENRTVTVARPPNNNTNQSTFVGLAPTYSTSNNHASTQFGFDGTPGVVPISIATSSGFKTTTSIPSAGKSKSLFANSTRDPPVFMRSATPMGSGNFGVNAPAPGPSSMTGALNSGAGPSGTLNTSSIPPIGPNTWDQVGSTLPVFVNTMGGTFIQSTWGPPVQSTDDAMGNGPKPVTPARPVLAFHQRAWATPHQSKHALSGEANTSRRKYPQKYNYAPVFHQSTLGTFGDGTSAGDSGASNITVLGHTGAPSYSQNPWGTPLRSRVGMKRRDSTIPMVGCPCVPHFHQCSYSLHGQSMYGATGENCTMPTDGALWDPSFHQYTWSSPGQSTHDVMGGNSTIPVNGGPHASHFYQSN, encoded by the coding sequence ATGGGTAACTTCTTTAGCAAACTGCACCCCTCATCCCGTCGCTACCCTCCGCCAGCCCGGCGCCCACGCAGTCACCCCACCCGCTGTGCTCCCACTTCTGGCCGGGATCACCCCGCTGCCCCTGCGCCTCCCTTCCACCCTCTTCACAGTGGACTGCTCAATCAGGGTCGCGTGCCTTTACCTCCTCGGTTTTACATCGCCCCGAAGAGGCGGTATGCGATCCGACAGGCTCACAGCTCCTCTCTGGGGGTCTGTCCCTTGATGTCCTGGGGGAACTCTCTGAAGAAGCAGGTGGTGCCCCGGGCGTTCGGCCACCCAAGAGGTGTAAAGATCCCTCCTCCAGGGTGCAAGTGGACTCTCCGTTTGCCACTCAAGCAGGTAGTCACATCTGCGAAGCCAGTGACATGCAGTCACCCTCCACGTCCTTGCCCAAAGGAGACTGAGCCAAGTGCACCAGGAGAGTCCAGGAATGGGACGGAGAAGGACGAGGACAATCAAAATCCTCATAGCATTAGCAGTGCACCTTCTGCCTCTAGGTCCCTGGAGACCAGTGGAGCCATCACTTCCTCCCTGCACATTTCTGGGCATCTGAAGGGAACTCTCCACCCCAAGGGCCCAGAAAACAGCCTGTATAACAAAACCCAGGTGTCATCTGGGAGCTCATTCACCAAAGACTGTGCCATTGCCAGCTCATGCAGCCCTGCTGGAGGTGTCCTGCCCCATCAGAAGCTTATTCCTGATGCAGGAGGGCTCTCTGGCCTGCCCAAGAGGCTGATGAAGTCAACTAagaaaggactggaggaaggccaTCAGCCCAGCTCTCCAGCCTCACTGGGGTCGGGGAAGGAGAAGCAGGAAGAAAAACATTCCCATATGCCATCTGGGAGCAATTCTCCACCCACATCTGCCTGTCCTAGGCCACATAAACGGAAACTGCTGCTGGTACCACCACCTTGGGATCAAGGTGAGCTGCTTCCACCTCCTAAGCGCCCTCGTATACTTGTTGCTGGAGACCTGGGCTTGGAGAGGACAGCTGAGCCCCAAGGGAACCACACAGCCTTAGAGGACAAAGAAGAGGCCACATCAGACTGCAGTACCACGCAGACTACCAGTCCCTCCTCCCTGTCTGTTGCGCCCACCCAAGACTCCCTGTCTTGTACCACTTCCACTCTGCCAGTCTCAACAATGTCGTTCACTGACTTATCCAGCCTGTCTGCCAGCCCATCCACCCTGTGTTCCCCTAGGCCTTCCCCTGCACCAGAGATTGGTCTTGAAGAAAAATGCCAAATGCCTAGCACTCCTTCTTTGTCTATTCCAGCAAAATCTGCTTCTTCCTTTACATTTAGTCCCATCTTTAGAGGCAAACTCAGTAATGAGGATGGAGGCTCTCTCTGTTTCTATCCCTTAGTCCCTGATGCAGCACCTTCTCCTTCTGACATCTCCACACCTCCTAGCACCTCAGCTGTTTCCTTCCATCCTACCTCCTTCAGAGAGGAGTCCCCCGTCCCCATGTTGGTGGATTCTCCTTCTTTTTTCTCACCAACTTCCCTTCCTCCACCTCCTATCCCTTCCACCAGCACCCTTATGTTCACCAGTCAGCCCATCAAATTTATAGCCATCACTCCCACAATTACAGCCACCGCCTCTGCAAACTCCACCTCTCAGCCTGTTCTGGATCCTGATGTAAGAGACATGGACACCTCTCCCCCTTCACAGGCTGTCATCTTCATGTCTCCCCCAGGCTCTGGGGTGAGCTCCCTCCCACTTGCCCAGGCCCATGGCTGTGGAGATCAGGTGTCCCCTGCAAAGGCCCCAGTCTCCACCAGCCCACCAGTATTTACAGTCAGTTACCCTGCTGCAAGTTTTAGTCTTCCATTTTGCCCAGGAGTCACCCCTCAGCCCAGGCCAGGAACCCCTGGTGGGCACCAGCAGAGAGCCACTGGCCTAGCTCTGACTGCACCATCAGCCACCTCCACGTCATTAGGCAGCACGTCTGCAGACTCTGCAATCAAGCCTGATTGTGAGGGCATGGATACCACACCTCCCTCCCTGGCTGTCATCTTCCCGTTTCCTGCTGGCACCAAGGATAACTCCATGCCATTTCCCAAGGCAGTTCTTGGTGGGAAGAGCATGCTGATGAGTTGCAGCATTGTGTCCACCCCGGGCTCCACCAGCTTGCCTGCACAGTCAGTCAGCAGCCCAACTGCAACTTTCAGACACCTTTTAGACCCAGGAACTACCCCTCAGCCCACATTTGGGTCTCCTGATTGGCAGCAGCCTGGACCCTCCACATTTCACAGGTCCATACCTGTAGGGCAATGGGCAGTACCAACACAAGCTGAAAACCGAACAGTTACGGTAGCACGGCCACCCAATAACAACACAAATCAATCAACTTTTGTGGGCTTGGCACCCACATATTCCACGTCTAATAACCATGCCAGCACCCAGTTTGGCTTTGATGGTACCCCAGGTGTTGTTCCCATTAGCATAGCCACTAGTTCTGGCTTTAAAACCACAACTAGTATTCCCAGTGCTGGGAAAAGTAAATCGCTGTTTGCCAACAGCACTCGGGACCCACCTGTGTTTATGAGATCAGCAACCCCTATGGGTAGTGGGAACTTTGGGGTCAATGCACCTGCCCCAGGTCCCAGTTCTATGACTGGAGCACTCAACTCTGGAGCAGGGCCAAGTGGGACACTCAACACCAGTTCCATTCCACCTATTGGCCCAAACACCTGGGACCAGGTTGGCAGCACTTTACCCGTATTTGTAAATACAATGGGTGGCACCTTCATTCAGAGCACCTGGGGTCCACCTGTCCAGAGTACAGATGATGCAATGGGAAATGGTCCCAAGCCTGTGACTCCAGCCCGTCCTGTCCTTGCCTTCCATCAGAGAGCCTGGGCCACCCCTCACCAGAGCAAACATGCTCTTAGTGGAGAAGCCAATACCTCTAGGAGGAAATATCCACAAAAATACAATTATGCTCCAGTCTTCCATCAGAGCACCTTGGGCACATTTGGCGATGGCACTTCTGCTGGAGATTCAGGTGCAAGCAACATAACTGTTCTTGGACACACTGGTGCTCCCAGCTACAGCCAGAACCCCTGGGGCACACCTCTCCGGAGCAGAGTTGGCATGAAGAGAAGGGACAGCACCATACCTATGGTTGGATGCCCCTGTGTTCCTCATTTCCATCAGTGCAGCTACAGTCTTCATGGCCAGAGCATGTATGGTGCAACGGGAGAGAATTGTACCATGCCCACAGATGGAGCCCTTTGGGACCCTTCCTTCCATCAGTACACCTGGAGTTCACCTGGCCAGAGTACACATGATGTAATGGGAGGTAACAGTACCATACCTGTAAATGGAGGCCCTCACGCTTCCCATTTCTACCAGTCCAACTAG